A portion of the Bifidobacterium sp. ESL0800 genome contains these proteins:
- a CDS encoding type I polyketide synthase yields the protein MTENTFFLNRLSTEPHALVFGGQSTPWVSSLADECTDPTLAAKLKAHADASARLLSAVTPDLLATMGGTVDLFGFKANPARLGHAADAAASVPGIALAQLGALIDAEGLGYSVAKAKPVAVLGHSQGIIAEHMVDAIEAAGSIDEARDAIDEILAIARLIGAAGTRQSRLLPVSTKFGEATPMLSVRGANKRQIEVLVSRVVKPRGPIAFAVTNATDNYVLSGHPEDLAAFVVEVGKEHRRQAKLRADKVRGGEVFDPICEYLEVTVPFHSPLMAEAVESTVKWAQACGLDADRARTLASEVLVNHVDWASRTDALLKSNDPTKLWIVDMGPGNTVGKLVGALVQGTGVGVVEADSEEARAALSTMEEEPNRTQDWRKFAPRVISTPAGDKIRTKFSDLTGKPPVLLAGMTPTTVNADIVAAAANAGYWTEMAGGGQVTPAVFDRNVAALDRQLEEGRTIEFNAMFMDRYLWNMQFGPAGIVAKKRASGTPIDGVVISAGIPELDEAKQLVANLNEQGFPYVAFKPGTVDQIRQVVRIAKAVAPVCVIMEVEGGAAGGHHSWESLDVLLMDTYADVRACSNLVLVAGGGIGTPDRAADYISGQWSRAYGKPDMPVDGVLIGTAAMTAKEAHTNPDVKRMLVETPGISPKPDDSDPFAPLGENWVAAGQVAKGGVASGLSHLHADIYELENASARCGRLLVRVMKHPEELESRRDEIIEALSKTSRPYFGDLDKMTYVQWAQRFAELSYPWADPTYADRFLHLLQRAEARVCDQESGEFASLFTSRADVENDPQAAIERLQQAYPRAAEVTVTPSDVAWFPTLIHEYHKPMPFVPQIDNDLLRWWGQDQLWQSEDPRYSADSVRAIPGPISVAGITTVDEPIGSILGRFEAAALERTREINGGTQPQQAFAELDAVIDAEDFIRKSPNISWVGHLMTNPAFGTPNGDKYYEIRPVGDEDGTQMFDLDIHLDTFWDDDPDGGLSKHAVRDIVIPLNVRPTESGLFPVVDRERLPKHVYAMLADTAGIGNTAITGDKLTAMPEIEEMSDKKAFPYGRAHSSYTFSANLGYDHEAATAGNMPGSLNASRIAPDALVGPAWPAIYTALGSVYVHGYPVIEGLLNAVHLDHQMELEVPEDELLGHVGEKIDLTSWADAYAESASGRIVTIHVTHTAINGTVLAHEVERFAVRGRSYSDDLPVDVPDYGDYLTYRKAHTGAGTPFDEAEEKGLDQVASTPRRMLRRVTLTAPSEMTAFARTSGDFNPIHTSRRGAAVSGLKAPLVHGMWLSAAAQHVVQARDDKGAHYEIAGWTYNMYGMVQLGDKVEISVERIGKLRHGGMTLEVTCRIDGNIVSRGTAAVRARRSAYVYPGQGIQQQGMVLDERAKSAAARETWERADKLTREKLGFSILAIVRDNPKTLTANGVTYHHPDGLLNLTQFTQVALATVAYAQTSRLREAGSDIWPAYFAGHSLGEYNALSSFAGIIPFETVLELVFQRGSAMNSLIERDEQGRSNYRMAALRPNQFGVGDDGVDDYVKSVSEASGEFLQIVNYNLSGQQYVIAGTLKGLEALKADSARRVKEYGGKPALMYVPGIDVPFHSMLLRKGVPDFRNKLDTLLPAHIDYDRLVGRYIPNLVAAPFEMTKEFARKIVEVVPSTRIQEALDNPEVWDSYAADEQKLGRLLFTELLAWQFASPVRWIETQAIMFGDPAQGGLGVENYVEVGLGNQPTLANLATKTLRLPDFSGAEVSVYNLGRDEQRVYMTDSDSLVPEEDNDDADLSAETAAPAAAQPAPESSPATVASAAVASAPVAAAPAPAAGSGERPADLPFTASDGIGMLLAYAAKVRPDQIGETDTTDTLTNGVSSRRNQLLMDISSELGVASVDGAAEASITDLFALVNKVAPHYKPFGPVLSDIVRDRIKSLFGAAGVKLAQVEKRVTDTWQLGQGWAYAVLATLVLETREGSSSRGGDLASLSTEQASNATAANALIDAAVQKVAADHNVTVALPSAGGAGGSVVDSAALDAFAQKVTGADGVLAKTARFVLDELDIKAPAADADENDDAAVLDAVEAELGSDWPEQVAPRFDERKALLLDDRWATAREDLARLYYNHDQKVSALSFIGAGPEVADQATWFASKAETDGNSILASTFNRIAVEARSDAKNDPKASRFAGDVAVVTGVAANSIAGQVVEGLLAGGATVIATSHSFRQSVKAWAEQVYREHAVGDAKLWLVPANLSSYRDVDALVRWVGGVSKKTTGATTTILKPAYEPSLFFPFAAPPVHGTMADSGQLFESQARLMLWGVERAITGFAAIGGDTDVQHKLHVVLPGSPNRGVFGGDGAYGEVKSSFDAIVTRARAEKDWSGRVTFAHPLIGWVRGTGLMGGNDPLVDVVERHGIRTYSTAEIAQQLLDLADGDARQKAVEAPLAADLTGGLGSEPIDIKALRAEAEADQANSAAASADDDTDTGNADHKDGKATLIKALPTPDPPRQAEVDLADWRNVTVKPEDQIVIVSIGELGPWGSGRTRFEAELGIHSDGSVDLSAGAVLELAWNMGLVTWQDSPKAGWYDTDGNLVPEADIAERYHDEVVARSGLRPFDNGMGGDYKDDTASGEVEIYLDHEVTFSVPDEEAAQQYVIMDAEHTSIARDEESGEWSVTRKPGSLIRVPKRFAMSRTVGGQFPKGFDPVRWGIPASMVGEVDQIALWNIVTTVDAYLSAGFTPSEVLQTIHPSMVASTQGTGFGGMASMRKLYLDRFLGHEIPTDILQEALPNVVAAHVMQSYIGGYGNMIQPVSACATAAVSLEEGVDKIALHKADFVVTGAIDDIGVDSVIGFGNMGATADANVMYGKGISDRFFSRSNDRRRDGFVESEGGGTMLVTRGDIAWKLGLPVAAVVGYVHSFADGAHTSIPAPGLGALAAAQGGKDSQLVRQLARLGVAADDIAVVSKHDTSTNANDSNESELHNSIQHAIGRNDGNPLFVISQKSLTGHAMGGAAIFQIDGLTQLFRSGVIPANAALDCVDPKMRKDDHMVWLRKPLNIGSIKAGLVTSLGFGHVSGFVALVHPGAFEAAVANEYGQDALEAWRKRANERLARGERRRLLGMMGEAPLYEEIDNRRFHEDSKAYDSHEVEKAMLLNPDARLGADGYFE from the coding sequence ATGACTGAAAACACCTTCTTCTTGAATCGTCTGAGCACTGAGCCCCATGCGCTCGTCTTCGGCGGTCAATCCACGCCCTGGGTCAGCTCCCTGGCTGACGAGTGCACCGACCCGACGCTCGCAGCGAAGCTCAAGGCGCACGCCGATGCTTCGGCCCGCCTGCTTTCGGCGGTCACCCCCGATCTGCTCGCCACGATGGGCGGCACGGTCGACCTCTTCGGCTTCAAGGCCAATCCGGCTCGTCTCGGCCACGCCGCCGACGCGGCCGCCAGCGTTCCCGGCATCGCCCTGGCGCAGCTGGGCGCGCTGATCGACGCCGAAGGCCTCGGCTATAGCGTAGCGAAAGCCAAGCCGGTCGCCGTCCTCGGCCATTCCCAAGGCATCATCGCCGAGCATATGGTCGACGCCATTGAGGCGGCAGGTTCCATCGACGAAGCCCGCGACGCCATCGACGAGATTCTCGCCATCGCGCGCCTGATCGGCGCCGCCGGCACCCGCCAGTCCCGTCTGCTCCCGGTCTCCACCAAGTTCGGCGAGGCCACCCCGATGCTCTCGGTGCGCGGCGCGAACAAGCGTCAGATCGAGGTGCTGGTCAGCCGGGTGGTCAAGCCCCGCGGCCCCATCGCCTTCGCCGTGACCAACGCCACCGACAACTATGTACTTTCCGGGCATCCCGAGGATCTGGCGGCGTTCGTCGTCGAGGTCGGCAAGGAGCACCGTCGTCAGGCCAAGCTGCGCGCGGACAAGGTGCGCGGCGGCGAGGTCTTTGACCCGATCTGCGAATATCTCGAGGTCACCGTTCCCTTCCATTCCCCGCTGATGGCCGAGGCCGTCGAGTCCACCGTCAAGTGGGCGCAGGCCTGCGGGCTGGACGCCGATCGTGCCCGCACGCTGGCCAGTGAAGTGCTGGTCAACCATGTCGATTGGGCCTCACGCACCGACGCGTTGCTCAAGAGCAACGATCCGACCAAGCTGTGGATCGTGGACATGGGCCCGGGCAACACCGTCGGCAAGCTCGTGGGCGCTCTGGTGCAAGGCACCGGCGTCGGCGTGGTCGAGGCCGACAGCGAAGAGGCCCGCGCCGCGCTTTCCACGATGGAAGAGGAACCGAACCGCACGCAGGATTGGCGCAAGTTCGCCCCGCGCGTCATCTCCACTCCCGCGGGCGACAAGATCCGCACCAAGTTCAGCGACCTGACCGGCAAGCCGCCGGTGCTGCTGGCAGGCATGACCCCGACCACCGTCAACGCGGACATCGTCGCGGCCGCCGCGAACGCCGGTTACTGGACGGAAATGGCCGGTGGCGGTCAGGTGACCCCGGCCGTTTTCGACCGTAACGTCGCCGCGCTCGATCGCCAGCTCGAAGAGGGTCGCACCATCGAGTTCAACGCGATGTTCATGGACCGCTACCTGTGGAACATGCAGTTCGGCCCCGCCGGCATCGTCGCCAAGAAGCGCGCTTCCGGGACCCCGATCGACGGCGTCGTGATTTCCGCCGGCATTCCCGAGCTCGACGAAGCCAAACAGCTTGTCGCCAATCTCAACGAGCAGGGCTTCCCCTACGTCGCCTTCAAGCCCGGCACCGTCGACCAGATTCGTCAGGTCGTGCGCATTGCCAAGGCCGTCGCCCCGGTCTGCGTCATCATGGAGGTCGAAGGCGGGGCCGCCGGCGGCCACCATTCCTGGGAATCCCTCGATGTGCTGCTGATGGACACCTACGCCGACGTGCGCGCCTGCTCCAACCTCGTGTTGGTCGCCGGCGGCGGCATCGGCACCCCCGACCGCGCGGCCGATTACATTTCCGGGCAATGGTCGCGTGCCTACGGCAAGCCCGACATGCCCGTCGATGGTGTGTTGATCGGCACCGCCGCGATGACGGCCAAGGAGGCCCACACCAACCCCGACGTCAAGCGCATGCTTGTGGAGACCCCGGGAATCTCGCCGAAACCCGACGACTCCGACCCGTTCGCACCTCTCGGCGAGAACTGGGTGGCCGCCGGACAGGTCGCGAAAGGCGGCGTCGCCAGCGGCCTGAGCCACCTGCACGCCGACATCTACGAGCTGGAGAACGCCTCCGCCCGCTGCGGCCGCCTGCTGGTTCGCGTGATGAAGCATCCCGAAGAGCTCGAAAGCCGTCGTGATGAGATCATCGAGGCTCTTTCCAAGACCTCGCGTCCCTACTTCGGCGATCTCGACAAGATGACCTACGTCCAGTGGGCGCAACGCTTCGCCGAACTTTCCTACCCCTGGGCCGACCCGACCTACGCCGACCGCTTCCTGCACCTGCTGCAGCGCGCCGAGGCCCGCGTCTGCGATCAGGAGAGCGGTGAGTTCGCCTCGCTGTTCACCTCCCGCGCCGATGTCGAGAACGACCCGCAAGCCGCCATCGAGCGTTTGCAGCAAGCCTATCCGCGCGCCGCCGAGGTCACCGTGACCCCGAGTGACGTGGCCTGGTTCCCGACCCTGATCCACGAGTACCACAAGCCGATGCCCTTCGTGCCGCAGATCGACAACGACCTGCTGCGTTGGTGGGGCCAGGACCAGCTTTGGCAGTCCGAGGATCCGCGCTATTCCGCCGATTCCGTACGTGCCATCCCCGGCCCGATTTCCGTGGCCGGCATCACCACCGTCGACGAGCCGATCGGCTCCATCCTCGGCCGTTTCGAGGCCGCCGCGCTCGAGCGAACCCGCGAGATCAACGGGGGAACCCAGCCGCAACAGGCGTTCGCGGAGCTCGATGCGGTCATCGACGCCGAAGACTTCATCCGCAAGTCGCCGAATATCTCCTGGGTCGGCCATCTGATGACGAATCCCGCCTTCGGCACGCCGAACGGCGACAAGTATTACGAAATTCGTCCGGTGGGCGACGAGGACGGCACCCAGATGTTCGACCTCGATATCCACCTCGACACCTTCTGGGACGATGATCCCGACGGCGGACTGAGCAAGCACGCCGTGCGCGACATCGTCATCCCGCTCAACGTACGTCCCACCGAATCCGGTCTCTTCCCGGTCGTCGACCGCGAGCGCCTCCCGAAGCACGTCTACGCGATGCTTGCCGACACCGCCGGCATCGGCAACACCGCCATCACCGGCGACAAGCTCACGGCGATGCCCGAAATCGAGGAGATGAGCGACAAGAAGGCCTTCCCCTATGGGCGGGCGCACTCCAGCTACACCTTCTCCGCCAACCTCGGCTACGACCACGAGGCCGCCACCGCCGGCAACATGCCCGGTTCCCTGAACGCCTCGCGCATCGCCCCGGACGCTCTGGTCGGCCCGGCCTGGCCCGCGATCTACACCGCGCTCGGCTCGGTCTACGTCCACGGCTACCCGGTCATCGAAGGCCTCTTAAACGCGGTCCACCTCGACCATCAGATGGAACTCGAGGTCCCCGAAGATGAGCTGCTGGGTCATGTCGGCGAGAAGATCGACCTGACCAGCTGGGCCGACGCCTACGCCGAGTCCGCATCCGGCCGCATCGTCACCATCCACGTCACCCATACCGCCATCAACGGCACTGTTTTGGCCCACGAGGTCGAACGTTTCGCCGTGCGTGGCCGTTCCTATTCCGACGATCTGCCGGTCGATGTGCCTGATTACGGCGACTATCTCACCTATCGCAAGGCTCACACCGGCGCAGGCACGCCGTTCGACGAGGCCGAAGAGAAGGGCCTGGATCAGGTCGCTTCCACCCCGCGTCGCATGCTGCGTCGCGTCACGTTGACCGCGCCGAGCGAGATGACCGCATTCGCGCGCACCTCCGGCGACTTCAACCCGATCCACACCTCGCGCCGCGGCGCCGCGGTTTCCGGTTTGAAGGCCCCGCTGGTGCATGGCATGTGGCTCTCCGCCGCCGCCCAGCACGTCGTGCAGGCCCGCGACGACAAGGGCGCGCACTACGAGATCGCCGGCTGGACCTACAACATGTACGGCATGGTGCAGCTCGGCGACAAGGTCGAGATCTCGGTCGAGCGTATCGGCAAGCTGCGTCACGGCGGCATGACACTGGAGGTCACCTGCCGCATCGACGGCAACATCGTCTCGCGCGGCACCGCCGCCGTCCGCGCCCGCCGTTCCGCCTACGTCTACCCGGGCCAGGGCATCCAGCAGCAGGGCATGGTCCTCGATGAACGTGCCAAGTCCGCCGCCGCGCGTGAGACCTGGGAGCGGGCCGACAAGCTCACCCGCGAAAAGCTCGGCTTCTCGATACTGGCCATCGTGCGCGACAACCCGAAGACGCTCACGGCCAACGGCGTGACCTACCATCACCCCGACGGCCTGCTGAATCTCACGCAGTTCACGCAGGTGGCGCTCGCCACCGTCGCCTACGCCCAGACCTCCCGCCTGCGCGAGGCCGGCAGCGACATCTGGCCCGCCTACTTCGCCGGCCACTCGCTGGGCGAGTACAACGCGCTGAGCTCCTTCGCCGGCATCATCCCCTTCGAGACGGTGCTCGAGCTGGTCTTCCAGCGCGGGTCGGCGATGAACAGCCTCATCGAACGCGACGAGCAGGGCCGTTCCAACTACCGTATGGCCGCGCTGCGCCCGAACCAGTTCGGCGTGGGCGACGACGGTGTGGACGACTATGTGAAGTCCGTCAGTGAGGCGAGCGGCGAGTTCCTGCAGATCGTCAACTACAATCTCTCGGGCCAGCAGTACGTCATCGCCGGAACCTTGAAGGGCCTCGAGGCGCTGAAGGCCGATTCCGCGCGTCGTGTCAAGGAATACGGCGGCAAACCTGCGCTTATGTATGTGCCCGGCATCGACGTGCCGTTCCACTCCATGCTGCTGCGCAAGGGCGTGCCCGACTTCCGCAACAAGCTCGACACCCTGCTTCCGGCGCATATCGACTACGACCGCCTGGTTGGCCGCTATATCCCGAACCTGGTGGCAGCGCCCTTCGAGATGACGAAGGAATTCGCGCGGAAGATCGTCGAGGTCGTACCGTCCACCCGCATCCAGGAAGCGCTTGACAACCCGGAGGTGTGGGACTCCTACGCCGCCGACGAACAGAAGCTCGGCCGTCTGCTCTTCACCGAGCTGCTGGCTTGGCAGTTCGCCTCCCCGGTGCGTTGGATCGAGACGCAGGCCATCATGTTCGGCGACCCGGCCCAAGGCGGTCTCGGCGTGGAGAACTACGTCGAAGTCGGGCTGGGCAACCAGCCGACGCTGGCCAACCTGGCTACCAAGACCCTGCGCCTGCCCGACTTCTCGGGCGCCGAGGTCTCGGTCTACAACCTCGGCCGCGACGAGCAGCGCGTGTATATGACGGATTCTGACAGCCTTGTCCCTGAAGAAGATAATGACGATGCTGATTTGTCTGCTGAAACTGCTGCTCCCGCCGCAGCCCAGCCAGCACCTGAGTCGTCTCCGGCTACCGTCGCTTCCGCTGCTGTTGCATCCGCACCAGTTGCCGCTGCTCCGGCTCCGGCCGCTGGTTCCGGCGAACGTCCCGCCGACCTGCCTTTCACCGCTTCCGACGGCATCGGCATGCTTCTGGCCTACGCGGCCAAGGTGCGTCCTGACCAGATCGGCGAAACCGACACCACCGACACCCTGACCAACGGTGTCTCCTCGCGCCGCAACCAGCTCTTAATGGACATCAGCTCCGAGCTGGGCGTGGCGAGTGTGGACGGCGCCGCCGAGGCATCGATCACCGATCTCTTCGCCTTGGTCAACAAGGTCGCCCCGCACTACAAGCCCTTCGGGCCGGTGCTCTCCGACATCGTGCGAGACCGCATCAAGAGCCTCTTCGGCGCCGCCGGCGTGAAGCTGGCGCAGGTCGAGAAGCGCGTCACCGACACCTGGCAGCTTGGCCAGGGTTGGGCCTATGCGGTACTCGCCACATTGGTGCTCGAGACCCGTGAGGGCTCCTCGTCACGTGGCGGCGATCTGGCCAGCCTCAGCACTGAGCAAGCGTCCAATGCCACTGCGGCCAACGCCCTGATCGACGCCGCCGTGCAGAAGGTGGCGGCCGATCACAATGTGACCGTCGCGTTGCCGAGCGCCGGTGGTGCCGGCGGCTCCGTGGTCGATTCCGCTGCCCTTGACGCGTTCGCGCAAAAGGTCACCGGTGCCGACGGCGTGCTCGCCAAGACCGCGCGCTTCGTGCTCGATGAGCTCGACATCAAGGCCCCCGCCGCCGATGCCGACGAGAATGATGACGCCGCCGTTCTCGATGCCGTCGAAGCCGAGCTCGGCAGCGACTGGCCCGAGCAGGTCGCCCCGCGCTTCGACGAGCGCAAGGCCCTGTTGCTCGATGACCGCTGGGCCACCGCGCGTGAGGACCTCGCCCGTCTCTATTACAACCACGATCAGAAAGTCTCCGCGCTGAGCTTCATCGGCGCAGGCCCTGAGGTCGCCGATCAGGCCACCTGGTTCGCTTCCAAGGCCGAAACCGATGGCAACAGCATTCTCGCCTCCACCTTCAACCGCATCGCGGTCGAGGCGCGCAGCGATGCCAAGAACGACCCGAAGGCGTCCCGCTTCGCCGGCGACGTCGCCGTGGTCACCGGCGTGGCCGCCAACTCCATCGCCGGCCAGGTCGTCGAAGGCCTGCTGGCGGGCGGCGCGACGGTTATCGCCACGTCCCACAGCTTCAGGCAGTCGGTGAAGGCCTGGGCCGAGCAGGTCTACCGCGAGCACGCGGTGGGCGACGCGAAGCTCTGGCTGGTTCCGGCCAACCTCTCGAGCTATCGTGACGTCGATGCGTTGGTGCGTTGGGTCGGCGGTGTCTCCAAGAAGACCACCGGCGCCACCACCACGATCCTGAAGCCGGCCTACGAGCCGAGCCTCTTCTTCCCGTTCGCGGCGCCCCCGGTACACGGCACCATGGCTGATTCCGGCCAGCTCTTCGAATCTCAGGCGCGCCTGATGCTCTGGGGCGTCGAGCGCGCAATCACCGGCTTCGCGGCCATCGGCGGCGACACCGATGTGCAGCACAAGCTCCACGTCGTGCTGCCCGGCTCCCCGAACCGCGGCGTCTTCGGCGGCGACGGCGCGTACGGCGAGGTCAAGTCCTCGTTCGACGCCATCGTCACCCGTGCCCGCGCCGAGAAGGACTGGTCCGGCCGCGTCACCTTCGCCCACCCGCTGATCGGCTGGGTGCGAGGCACCGGCCTGATGGGCGGCAACGACCCGCTGGTCGACGTGGTCGAGCGTCACGGCATCCGCACGTATTCCACCGCTGAAATCGCGCAGCAATTGCTCGACCTGGCGGACGGCGATGCGCGTCAAAAGGCCGTCGAAGCCCCGCTTGCCGCCGATTTGACCGGTGGATTGGGCAGCGAGCCCATCGACATCAAGGCGTTGCGCGCCGAGGCGGAAGCCGATCAGGCCAACTCCGCGGCGGCAAGCGCCGATGACGACACCGATACCGGCAACGCTGATCATAAGGACGGCAAGGCGACGCTCATCAAGGCGCTGCCCACCCCGGACCCGCCGCGTCAGGCCGAGGTCGATCTGGCGGACTGGCGCAATGTCACCGTCAAGCCGGAAGACCAGATCGTCATCGTCTCCATCGGCGAGCTGGGTCCGTGGGGTTCCGGCCGTACCCGCTTTGAGGCCGAGCTGGGCATCCACTCCGATGGCAGCGTCGATCTCTCCGCCGGAGCGGTGCTCGAGCTGGCTTGGAACATGGGCCTGGTCACTTGGCAGGACAGCCCGAAGGCCGGCTGGTACGACACCGACGGCAACCTCGTGCCCGAGGCGGACATCGCCGAGCGCTACCACGACGAGGTCGTGGCCCGTTCCGGCCTGCGTCCCTTCGACAACGGCATGGGCGGCGACTACAAGGACGACACGGCCAGCGGCGAGGTGGAGATTTACCTCGACCACGAGGTCACCTTCTCCGTGCCCGATGAGGAAGCCGCCCAGCAGTATGTCATCATGGACGCCGAGCACACCTCCATCGCCCGCGACGAGGAGTCCGGCGAATGGTCGGTGACCCGCAAGCCCGGCTCCCTGATCCGTGTGCCCAAGCGCTTCGCGATGAGCCGCACGGTCGGTGGCCAGTTCCCGAAGGGCTTCGACCCGGTGCGCTGGGGCATCCCGGCCTCCATGGTCGGCGAGGTCGACCAGATCGCCCTGTGGAACATCGTCACCACCGTCGACGCCTACCTCTCCGCCGGCTTCACGCCCTCGGAGGTCCTGCAGACGATTCATCCTTCGATGGTCGCCAGCACGCAGGGCACCGGTTTCGGCGGCATGGCCAGCATGCGCAAGCTCTATCTCGACCGCTTCCTCGGCCACGAGATCCCGACCGACATCCTGCAGGAGGCCCTGCCGAACGTCGTCGCCGCGCACGTCATGCAGTCCTACATCGGCGGTTACGGCAACATGATCCAGCCGGTCTCGGCCTGCGCCACCGCTGCGGTCTCGCTGGAGGAGGGCGTCGACAAGATCGCCCTGCACAAGGCGGACTTCGTGGTCACCGGCGCGATCGACGACATCGGCGTGGACTCCGTGATCGGCTTCGGCAACATGGGCGCCACGGCGGATGCGAACGTGATGTATGGCAAGGGCATCTCCGACCGCTTCTTCTCCCGTTCCAACGACCGTCGCCGCGACGGCTTCGTCGAGAGCGAGGGCGGCGGCACGATGCTCGTCACCCGTGGTGATATCGCGTGGAAGTTGGGCCTGCCGGTGGCGGCCGTGGTCGGCTACGTCCACAGCTTCGCCGACGGCGCGCACACCTCGATCCCGGCTCCGGGCCTTGGTGCCCTCGCCGCGGCTCAGGGTGGCAAGGACTCCCAGCTGGTCCGCCAGCTGGCACGTCTCGGCGTCGCTGCCGACGACATCGCGGTGGTCTCCAAGCACGACACCTCCACCAACGCCAACGATTCCAACGAATCCGAGCTGCACAACTCCATCCAGCACGCCATCGGCCGCAATGACGGCAACCCGTTGTTCGTCATCTCCCAGAAGAGCCTGACGGGTCACGCGATGGGCGGCGCCGCGATCTTCCAGATCGACGGGCTCACCCAGCTCTTCCGCTCCGGCGTCATTCCGGCCAACGCGGCTCTGGACTGCGTCGACCCGAAGATGCGCAAGGACGACCACATGGTCTGGCTGCGCAAGCCGCTCAACATCGGCTCCATCAAGGCCGGCCTGGTCACCTCGCTCGGTTTCGGACACGTCTCCGGCTTCGTCGCCCTCGTGCACCCCGGCGCTTTCGAGGCGGCCGTCGCCAACGAGTACGGCCAGGATGCGCTCGAGGCGTGGCGCAAGCGCGCCAACGAGCGTCTGGCCCGTGGCGAACGTCGCCGTCTGCTCGGCATGATGGGTGAGGCCCCGCTCTACGAGGAGATCGACAACCGCCGCTTCCACGAAGACAGCAAGGCCTACGATTCCCACGAGGTCGAGAAGGCGATGCTCTTGAACCCCGACGCCCGTCTCGGCGCCGACGGCTACTTCGAGTAA
- a CDS encoding acyl-CoA carboxylase subunit beta: protein MTDIMTTTAVEKAIQSDKPIEQQPIRASVARAAELARDAENHAHDRQSAKGKFTARERLDLLFDTGTFQEIGRFCGGNINKGLAGSAVITGFGDVYGRKVAVYAQDFSVRGGTLGHAEGEKICHLMDMALSLKIPVVALIDSGGARIQEGVEALTQYGHIFRKTCEASGYIPQLSLILGPCAGGAVYCPALTDLIIMTRQNSNMFVTGPDVVKSVTGETISMEDLGGGKVHNAVSGVAHYLGEDEADAIDYARTVLAYLPSSSEDKPPVYAYAATRSDRATAERLASIVPDNDRQPYDICEVIRCIVDYGEFVQVQELYAKCAVVGFACIEGHPVGIVANQPNEQAGILDVNSSEKIARFVRLCDAFNLPVVTLVDTPGYKPGSDQEHAGIIRRGAKVIYAYANAQVPMVSVVLRKAFGGAYIVMGSKAIGADVNYAWPSSQIAVLGASGAVNIIHRKDLHKAAERGQDVEALRQQYIDQYESETLNANLSLETGQIDAMIDPEQTRDAIAESLRLLRGKKRTRRTDKHHGNQPM, encoded by the coding sequence ATGACCGACATCATGACCACCACGGCCGTTGAAAAGGCCATCCAGAGCGACAAGCCGATCGAGCAGCAGCCGATTCGCGCCTCTGTGGCGCGGGCCGCCGAACTGGCTCGTGACGCCGAAAACCACGCCCACGATCGCCAGAGCGCCAAAGGCAAGTTCACCGCCCGCGAGCGCCTCGACCTGCTCTTCGACACCGGCACGTTCCAGGAGATCGGCCGATTCTGCGGCGGCAACATCAACAAGGGCCTCGCCGGCTCGGCCGTCATCACCGGTTTCGGCGACGTCTACGGCCGCAAGGTCGCCGTCTATGCGCAGGACTTCTCCGTGCGCGGCGGCACGCTCGGCCACGCCGAAGGCGAGAAGATCTGCCACCTGATGGACATGGCGCTGAGCCTCAAAATTCCGGTCGTCGCGTTGATCGACTCGGGCGGCGCGCGCATCCAGGAAGGCGTCGAGGCGCTGACCCAGTACGGCCACATCTTCCGCAAGACCTGCGAGGCGAGCGGCTATATCCCGCAGCTTTCGTTGATTCTCGGACCCTGCGCGGGCGGAGCGGTCTACTGCCCGGCCCTGACCGACCTGATCATCATGACCCGTCAGAACTCCAATATGTTCGTCACCGGTCCTGACGTCGTCAAATCCGTGACCGGCGAGACGATCTCGATGGAGGACCTCGGCGGCGGCAAGGTGCACAATGCCGTTTCCGGCGTAGCGCATTATTTGGGCGAGGACGAGGCCGACGCCATCGATTACGCGCGTACCGTTCTGGCCTATCTTCCTTCGAGTTCCGAGGACAAGCCGCCGGTCTACGCCTACGCGGCCACCCGTTCGGATCGCGCCACCGCCGAACGCCTCGCCTCCATCGTTCCCGACAACGACCGCCAGCCTTACGACATCTGCGAGGTCATCCGCTGCATCGTCGACTACGGCGAATTCGTTCAGGTCCAGGAGCTCTACGCCAAGTGCGCGGTGGTCGGTTTCGCTTGCATCGAAGGCCATCCGGTGGGCATCGTGGCCAACCAGCCCAACGAGCAGGCCGGCATTCTCGACGTCAATTCCAGCGAGAAAATCGCACGGTTCGTACGCCTTTGCGACGCGTTCAACCTGCCCGTGGTCACGTTGGTGGACACCCCCGGCTACAAGCCCGGCAGCGACCAGGAGCACGCGGGCATCATCCGCCGCGGCGCCAAGGTCATCTACGCCTACGCCAACGCGCAGGTGCCGATGGTCTCGGTCGTGCTGCGCAAGGCCTTCGGCGGTGCTTATATCGTCATGGGTTCCAAGGCCATCGGCGCGGACGTCAACTACGCTTGGCCTTCCAGCCAGATCGCGGTGCTCGGCGCTTCGGGCGCGGTCAACATCATCCACCGCAAGGACCTGCACAAGGCGGCCGAACGTGGCCAGGACGTCGAAGCGCTGCGCCAGCAATACATTGACCAGTACGAAAGCGAGACACTCAACGCGAACCTTTCGCTGGAAACCGGCCAGATCGACGCGATGATCGACCCTGAGCAGACGCGCGACGCCATCGCCGAATCCCTGCGGCTGCTGCGTGGTAAGAAGCGTACGCGCCGCACCGACAAACACCATGGGAACCAGCCCATGTAG